One part of the Paenibacillus silvisoli genome encodes these proteins:
- a CDS encoding helix-turn-helix domain-containing protein gives MFSLGEKIKDRRTLKKWTQETLAQKLSTTKHVISNWERGVANPDHKQIAILATIFEVTADYLLGLTEQSEPQYRDPFGQIYFMPAIDYSFIKGASWDLVKVINSGIDLSVNDELLPLEDKLLLAALVQQTISRIQEVRQSK, from the coding sequence ATGTTTTCACTAGGAGAAAAAATCAAGGATAGAAGAACATTGAAGAAGTGGACTCAGGAAACGCTTGCCCAAAAATTGAGTACAACCAAACATGTAATCTCAAATTGGGAACGCGGTGTTGCCAATCCAGACCACAAACAGATAGCAATATTAGCCACTATCTTTGAAGTTACTGCAGACTACTTATTGGGATTAACAGAACAGTCTGAACCACAGTATCGTGATCCTTTTGGCCAGATCTACTTTATGCCGGCAATCGATTATTCCTTTATTAAAGGTGCAAGTTGGGACTTAGTTAAGGTCATTAACTCCGGAATCGATTTATCCGTAAATGATGAGCTGCTGCCGCTCGAAGACAAATTACTGCTAGCAGCCTTGGTCCAACAAACGATATCGAGAATTCAGGAAGTTCGTCAAAGTAAGTAG